In Lotus japonicus ecotype B-129 chromosome 5, LjGifu_v1.2, one genomic interval encodes:
- the LOC130718428 gene encoding uncharacterized protein LOC130718428 isoform X2, with product MEQDLPTFIRPCKLRGNSSASSRPLIPGPAGVVQAAMIQRSSTTDGHLIPTQQFVRRVVEDGHDTDPDFHSNAWLSALQLGGSATPLGSITHHLERVDLIVAVIKSCTPNGFGDVSVTLKDPTGTVGASVHHKVFTESEFAKDINVGSVMLIQKVAVFSPRKSNCYLNITLPNIVKVFSSDCGPPSETFTDITED from the exons atggaaCAAGATTTGCCCACCTTCATCCGCCCTTGCAAACTCCGAGGCAACTCTTCTGCAAgttctcgtcctctcattcccggCCCTGCTGGTGTTGTCCAGGCCGCCATGATTCAACGCAGCTCCACCACCGACGGACACCTCATTCCAACCCAACAATTTGTTAGGCGCGTCGTCGAAGACGGTCACGACACTGATCCCGATTTTCACTCCAATGCTTGGCTTTCAGCCCTGCAATTAGGCGGATCTGCAACTCCTCTGGGTTCAATCACTCACCATCTAGAAAGGGTCGATCTCATCGTCGCAGTTATCAAATCATGCACGCCAAACGGATTCGGCGATGTGTCAGTTACCCTGAAG GATCCTACGGGCACTGTCGGTGCTAGTGTCCATCACAAGGTTTTCACTGAAAGCGAATTCGCGAAGGACATAAATGTTGGATCTGTTATGCTTATCCAGAAG GTAGCTGTGTTTTCTCCTAGAAAATCTAATTGTTACCTGAACATAACATTGCCCAACATAGTTAAG GTATTCTCCAGTGACTGTGGACCTCCATCTGAAACATTCACCGACATTACAGAAGATTGA
- the LOC130718428 gene encoding uncharacterized protein LOC130718428 isoform X1, producing the protein MEQDLPTFIRPCKLRGNSSASSRPLIPGPAGVVQAAMIQRSSTTDGHLIPTQQFVRRVVEDGHDTDPDFHSNAWLSALQLGGSATPLGSITHHLERVDLIVAVIKSCTPNGFGDVSVTLKVFPSSAFFFINVMVFKCPLSMPYGFELQDPTGTVGASVHHKVFTESEFAKDINVGSVMLIQKVAVFSPRKSNCYLNITLPNIVKVFSSDCGPPSETFTDITED; encoded by the exons atggaaCAAGATTTGCCCACCTTCATCCGCCCTTGCAAACTCCGAGGCAACTCTTCTGCAAgttctcgtcctctcattcccggCCCTGCTGGTGTTGTCCAGGCCGCCATGATTCAACGCAGCTCCACCACCGACGGACACCTCATTCCAACCCAACAATTTGTTAGGCGCGTCGTCGAAGACGGTCACGACACTGATCCCGATTTTCACTCCAATGCTTGGCTTTCAGCCCTGCAATTAGGCGGATCTGCAACTCCTCTGGGTTCAATCACTCACCATCTAGAAAGGGTCGATCTCATCGTCGCAGTTATCAAATCATGCACGCCAAACGGATTCGGCGATGTGTCAGTTACCCTGAAGGTATTTCCATCTTCCGCGTTCTTTTTCATCAATGTCATGGTATTTAAATGTCCTCTGTCAATGCCATATGGGTTTGAGTTGCAGGATCCTACGGGCACTGTCGGTGCTAGTGTCCATCACAAGGTTTTCACTGAAAGCGAATTCGCGAAGGACATAAATGTTGGATCTGTTATGCTTATCCAGAAG GTAGCTGTGTTTTCTCCTAGAAAATCTAATTGTTACCTGAACATAACATTGCCCAACATAGTTAAG GTATTCTCCAGTGACTGTGGACCTCCATCTGAAACATTCACCGACATTACAGAAGATTGA